In one window of Tolypothrix sp. NIES-4075 DNA:
- a CDS encoding IS5 family transposase (programmed frameshift), producing MTYEKVKNLKPEEFKRLCGVHPETFTQMTEVVRSRSKTKLKTGRPGKLSLEDQLLMTLEYWREYRTYFHIGQSWEVNESTAYRIIRKIEDILISSREFSLPGKKKLSYPNYQIEVVVVDVTESPIERPKKKQKQFYSGKKKRHTLKSQVVVNQTTGEILCTAHGKGKEHDFRIFKSSKVRLRKDIECLGDKGYQGIQKLHANSRIPKKKPRGSELSREEKKSNQELAKVRVVGEHINRKLKIFKILSDRYRNRRKRFALRFNLIAGLYNYELRLPKTESA from the exons ATGACTTACGAAAAGGTAAAGAACCTCAAGCCTGAAGAATTCAAACGCTTGTGTGGTGTGCATCCGGAGACTTTTACTCAAATGACCGAGGTAGTGCGATCGCGTTCAAAAACAAAGCTTAAAACAGGGCGACCGGGTAAACTAAGCTTGGAAGACCAATTGTTGATGACATTGGAGTATTGGAGAGAGTACCGTACCTATTTTCATATTGGCCAATCTTGGGAAGTCAACGAGTCAACAGCATATCGTATTATCAGAAAAATTGAAGATATTCTCATCAGTTCAAGAGAATTTTCTCTTCCTGGGAAGAAAAAGCTTTCCTACCCAAATTATCAAATAGAGGTAGTGGTAGTGGATGTTACGGAAAGCCCGATAGAACGTCCTA AAAAAAAACAAAAACAATTCTACAGTGGGAAAAAGAAAAGACATACATTAAAATCTCAAGTTGTCGTAAACCAAACTACTGGAGAAATACTCTGTACCGCACATGGTAAGGGAAAAGAGCATGATTTTCGTATTTTCAAAAGCAGTAAAGTTCGGTTGAGAAAAGATATCGAATGCTTGGGCGATAAAGGATATCAAGGAATTCAGAAACTTCATGCCAACAGCCGAATACCAAAAAAGAAACCTAGGGGCAGTGAACTGAGTCGTGAAGAGAAAAAGAGTAATCAAGAGTTAGCCAAAGTTCGAGTAGTGGGTGAGCATATCAATCGAAAACTGAAAATATTTAAAATTTTGTCTGACCGTTATCGTAATCGTCGAAAAAGATTTGCTTTGAGATTTAATCTCATAGCTGGTTTGTACAACTATGAGCTTCGTCTCCCCAAAACTGAATCTGCTTAA